The following proteins come from a genomic window of Micromonospora zamorensis:
- a CDS encoding ABC transporter permease — translation MQTVQPRSLPLRLPRVRPGGVLPILAILAVLLVLVGIRQPDFLSPPSLMSFLGRSAPIILLAAGQYFVIVSGEFDLSVGSLVTAQVVVAARLIDGDPARTWPVVLLLLAFGALVGLVNGLITTRLRVPSFITTLGMFLILVGAVYLWSDGAPKGGLSEEFRRFGRRAFEDVPVLGRMPYALLVLLVLAVVAVLLMRSDFGRTLVAVGDNPRTAELSGVRVWRTRTIAFILSGLAAAVAAILLGGYSGVSFQAGAGLEFGAITAVVLGGVALGGGRGAVVGAMLGALTLELLFALMNFYGVSGALRSAVQGGIILLAVAVSATRSSSR, via the coding sequence GTGCAGACCGTCCAGCCCCGTTCACTGCCGCTGCGTCTGCCGCGGGTGCGCCCCGGTGGTGTCCTGCCGATCCTCGCGATCCTCGCGGTGCTGCTGGTGCTCGTCGGCATCCGGCAGCCCGACTTCCTGTCCCCGCCGTCGCTGATGTCCTTCCTCGGTCGTTCGGCGCCGATCATCCTGCTCGCCGCCGGTCAGTACTTCGTGATCGTCTCCGGTGAGTTCGACCTCTCGGTCGGTTCCCTGGTCACGGCGCAGGTGGTCGTCGCCGCCCGGCTGATCGACGGAGACCCGGCGCGTACCTGGCCGGTGGTGCTGCTCCTGCTCGCCTTCGGAGCACTCGTCGGGCTGGTCAACGGCCTCATCACCACCCGGCTGCGGGTGCCGTCGTTCATCACCACCCTCGGCATGTTCCTGATCCTGGTCGGGGCGGTCTACCTGTGGTCCGACGGTGCACCGAAGGGTGGGCTCTCCGAGGAGTTCCGGCGGTTCGGCCGGCGCGCCTTCGAGGACGTGCCGGTGCTCGGCCGCATGCCGTACGCGCTGCTGGTCCTGTTGGTCCTGGCGGTGGTGGCCGTGCTGCTGATGCGGTCCGACTTCGGCCGGACGCTGGTCGCCGTCGGCGACAATCCGCGCACCGCCGAGTTGAGCGGCGTACGCGTGTGGCGTACCCGGACCATCGCCTTCATCCTCAGCGGGCTCGCGGCGGCCGTGGCGGCGATCCTGCTGGGCGGCTACAGCGGCGTCTCGTTCCAGGCCGGAGCGGGCCTGGAGTTCGGTGCCATCACCGCGGTCGTCCTCGGTGGCGTCGCTCTGGGCGGGGGCCGCGGCGCGGTCGTCGGCGCGATGCTCGGGGCGCTGACCCTCGAACTGCTCTTCGCCCTCATGAATTTCTACGGCGTCTCCGGCGCCCTCAGGTCGGCCGTCCAGGGCGGGATCATCCTGCTCGCCGTGGCGGTCTCCGCAACTCGTTCTTCGTCGAGATAA
- a CDS encoding sugar phosphate isomerase/epimerase family protein: MYAIGVNPWVWASPVDDEALAELIPRIAAFGFDAVELPIEQPGDWDPVRTRELLAAHGLAAAGVCAVTPPGRDLVDAAPAVVESTVAYLMGCVASAAAVGAPCVGGPVYASVGRTWRMSPAARAACYKDFRQALAPVAERAGECGVSIGVEALNRYETSVVNTIEQTVELIDGLPPSVGIMIDTYHMNIEEADPYAALAVAGPHIKHVQVSGTNRGAPGADHFDWPRFFTVLRDTGYQGAICIESFTAENETIATAAAIWRPLAPSQDRLATDGLRYLREILG, translated from the coding sequence GTGTACGCCATCGGTGTCAACCCCTGGGTGTGGGCCTCGCCGGTCGACGACGAGGCCCTGGCCGAGCTGATCCCACGGATCGCCGCGTTCGGCTTCGACGCCGTCGAGCTGCCGATCGAGCAGCCCGGTGACTGGGACCCGGTCCGTACCCGGGAGCTGCTGGCCGCGCACGGCCTCGCCGCCGCCGGGGTCTGCGCGGTCACCCCGCCGGGACGGGACCTGGTGGACGCCGCACCGGCCGTCGTGGAGTCGACAGTGGCGTACCTCATGGGATGCGTGGCGAGCGCCGCGGCCGTCGGCGCCCCGTGCGTCGGCGGCCCGGTGTACGCCTCGGTCGGCCGCACCTGGCGGATGTCGCCAGCGGCTCGCGCGGCCTGCTACAAGGACTTCCGGCAGGCCCTGGCGCCGGTGGCCGAGCGGGCGGGCGAGTGCGGGGTGAGCATCGGCGTCGAGGCGTTGAACCGCTACGAGACGAGCGTCGTCAACACGATCGAGCAGACGGTCGAGCTGATCGACGGCCTACCGCCGAGCGTCGGCATCATGATCGACACGTATCACATGAACATCGAGGAGGCCGACCCCTACGCGGCCCTCGCGGTCGCCGGCCCGCACATCAAGCACGTCCAGGTCAGCGGCACCAACCGGGGCGCTCCCGGTGCCGACCACTTCGACTGGCCCCGTTTCTTCACGGTCCTGCGTGACACCGGCTACCAGGGCGCGATCTGCATCGAGTCGTTCACGGCGGAGAACGAGACCATCGCCACCGCCGCGGCGATCTGGCGCCCGTTGGCCCCCTCACAGGACCGCCTCGCCACGGACGGCCTGCGCTATCTCCGGGAGATCCTCGGCTGA
- a CDS encoding pectate lyase family protein, which produces MRRAVSVRLPAALATAAVGIAVVVAMPTPQASAAVGSATGYATQNGGTTGGAGGQTVRATTGTAIHAALCGRASSSTPITIEVTGTINHGNTTKVSGSSCNTAAGVIELKQISNVTIIGVGSGAVFDQLGIHIRDSSNIIIQNVTIRNVKKSGSPTSNGGDAIGMESTVRNVWVDHVTLEASGGESEGYDGLFDMKDNTQYVTLSYSILRNSGRGGLVGSSESDLSNGFITYHHNLYENIDSRTPLLRGGTAHIYNNHYVSLHESGINSRAGAKAKVENNYFRDSKDVLGTFYTNERGFWQVSGNILDNVTWSGTGSENYPAGPNLTSTTTVSIPYPYSLDGASCVPDIVRQTVGANTGLRVSNGSCSPQTPPPTTPPPTTPPPTTPPPTTPPPTTPPPSGTNLSLGASADGSSKASGTSYGNVRDGNISSYWSPAGSTGSISIKWGSATRVSRVIIREPSGTQGSIGSWQLVNHDTGAVLASGSGAGPISFSATSLSKITFKINSSSGTPRVGEFETYAS; this is translated from the coding sequence ATGAGACGAGCAGTTTCGGTACGACTACCGGCAGCGCTGGCCACGGCAGCCGTGGGGATCGCGGTCGTGGTTGCCATGCCGACCCCTCAGGCGTCGGCGGCGGTCGGCAGCGCCACCGGCTACGCCACCCAGAACGGCGGGACCACCGGCGGAGCGGGTGGGCAGACGGTGCGGGCCACGACCGGCACGGCGATCCACGCGGCGCTGTGCGGCCGGGCCAGCAGCAGCACCCCGATCACCATCGAGGTCACCGGGACCATCAACCACGGCAACACCACCAAGGTGTCGGGGTCGAGCTGCAACACCGCGGCGGGCGTGATCGAGCTCAAGCAGATCAGCAACGTCACCATCATCGGGGTCGGCAGCGGAGCCGTCTTCGACCAGCTCGGCATCCACATCCGCGACTCCAGCAACATCATCATCCAGAACGTGACCATCCGGAACGTCAAGAAGTCCGGCTCACCCACCTCCAACGGTGGAGACGCCATCGGCATGGAGAGCACGGTCCGCAACGTCTGGGTCGACCACGTCACCCTGGAGGCGTCGGGCGGGGAGTCCGAGGGGTACGACGGCCTCTTCGACATGAAGGACAACACGCAGTACGTGACCCTGTCCTACAGCATCCTGCGCAACTCCGGCCGCGGCGGCCTCGTCGGCTCCAGCGAGAGCGACCTCTCGAACGGCTTCATCACCTATCACCACAACCTGTACGAGAACATCGACTCCCGTACGCCGTTGCTGCGCGGCGGCACGGCCCACATCTACAACAACCACTACGTGAGCCTGCACGAGTCCGGCATCAACTCCCGGGCCGGCGCCAAGGCCAAGGTGGAGAACAACTACTTCCGTGACTCGAAGGACGTCCTCGGCACCTTCTACACCAACGAGCGCGGCTTCTGGCAGGTCAGCGGCAACATCCTCGACAACGTGACCTGGTCTGGCACCGGCAGCGAGAACTACCCAGCCGGCCCCAACCTGACGTCCACCACCACTGTCAGCATCCCGTACCCGTACAGCCTCGACGGCGCGAGCTGCGTGCCGGACATCGTTCGGCAGACGGTGGGCGCCAATACGGGTCTGCGGGTGTCGAACGGCAGTTGCTCACCGCAGACCCCGCCGCCAACCACGCCTCCGCCGACCACGCCCCCACCCACCACACCTCCGCCGACCACACCTCCGCCGACCACGCCTCCGCCCAGTGGGACCAACCTCAGCCTGGGCGCCAGTGCCGACGGCTCCAGCAAGGCCAGCGGAACGAGCTACGGCAACGTGCGCGACGGCAACATCAGCAGCTACTGGTCACCGGCCGGCTCGACCGGCTCCATCTCGATCAAGTGGGGCTCGGCCACCCGGGTTTCCCGAGTGATCATTCGTGAGCCGTCGGGAACCCAGGGCTCCATCGGGTCCTGGCAGCTGGTCAACCACGACACCGGGGCCGTCCTGGCCTCGGGCAGCGGGGCCGGCCCCATCAGCTTCTCCGCTACGTCGTTGAGCAAGATCACCTTCAAGATCAACAGCTCCAGCGGTACGCCCCGGGTCGGCGAGTTCGAGACGTACGCCAGCTAG
- a CDS encoding ricin-type beta-trefoil lectin domain protein: MSSSLPPLRRMLAGAAATALTALVVVAASASPASAATTTLYASPAGTGTSCSASQPCSLTAAQAAVRASNATMSGDIVVQLADGVYRLSSPMRLTAADSGNNGYQVIWRAAPSARPTITGARAVTGWSQVDSGRNIWRASVGAGLDSRQLYVNGAVATRARTAVNRSDFTFTTAGMRFSNSALNYLNNLGNQNRVEVESVGSFTDRYSPVQSISGNFLTMQQPAWNNNTFGFDTLSSPHRAGPFYLTNAYEFLDSPGEWYLNPGNGQLNYIPLAGQNMSSVSVELPQLQSLVNVGGTYDAPAHHISFSGITFTGTSWLGPSSSNGFADQQTGAHITGTWARPSDALTSCQAGCPQFEATRPNWNQMPAAVQVSAANTITFSDSQFVNLGQTAIGIGNDANAHASGVGLGASNITVTRSEIARNSAGGIVVGGVRADAHHPGDQRMVNRNITVSNNRVHDLGLEYRGVVSILTTYVNTSLISHNEVYNMPYTGLSVGYGWGANDAGGSQHYANRGLYNYQPRYTTATTAANNQVIGNYVHDVMQQMTDGGCIYTLSANPGGTINENYCLRTNGWFGLYFDEGSRYYTARNNVFSSTGTWATANYWYAENMGNFTVTNNWSTNSSTNVTNGDRGNVVNGNITVSNGSWPSGAQTVINAAGVQSGGSTNPQNVQIVGVQSGRCAEIGNSSTTNGTQAQIWDCISSATNQRWTHTASRQLMVYGTKCLDASGQGTTNGTTVVIWDCNGQANQQWNVNANGTITGVQSGLCLDANGAGTANGTKLILWSCNGGTNQQWQLRS; the protein is encoded by the coding sequence GTGTCCTCGTCCCTTCCGCCGCTGCGCCGAATGCTGGCCGGCGCCGCCGCGACAGCGTTGACCGCGCTGGTCGTGGTGGCCGCCTCGGCGTCCCCGGCCTCCGCTGCCACCACCACCCTCTACGCGTCGCCCGCTGGCACCGGCACCAGTTGCTCGGCCAGCCAACCGTGCTCGCTGACCGCCGCCCAGGCCGCGGTCCGGGCGAGCAACGCCACGATGTCCGGTGACATCGTCGTGCAGTTGGCCGATGGCGTGTACCGGCTCTCGTCGCCGATGCGCCTGACCGCTGCCGACTCCGGCAACAACGGCTACCAGGTGATCTGGCGGGCGGCGCCGTCCGCCCGTCCGACGATCACCGGTGCCCGGGCCGTCACCGGTTGGTCGCAGGTCGACTCCGGCAGGAACATCTGGCGTGCCAGCGTCGGCGCGGGGCTCGACTCCCGCCAGCTCTACGTCAACGGGGCCGTCGCCACCCGGGCGCGCACCGCCGTGAACCGCTCCGACTTCACCTTCACCACGGCCGGCATGCGGTTCAGCAACAGCGCTCTGAACTATCTCAACAACCTCGGCAACCAGAACCGGGTCGAGGTGGAGAGCGTCGGCTCGTTCACCGACCGGTACTCGCCGGTGCAGAGCATCAGCGGCAACTTCCTCACGATGCAACAGCCCGCGTGGAACAACAACACCTTCGGGTTCGACACCCTCTCCAGCCCGCACCGCGCCGGTCCCTTCTACCTGACCAACGCGTACGAGTTCCTGGACTCACCGGGGGAGTGGTATCTCAACCCGGGCAACGGTCAGCTCAACTACATCCCGCTCGCCGGGCAGAACATGAGCTCCGTCAGCGTGGAGCTGCCGCAACTCCAGTCCCTGGTCAACGTCGGTGGCACCTACGACGCGCCCGCGCACCACATCTCGTTCAGCGGCATCACCTTCACGGGCACCAGTTGGCTCGGCCCCAGCAGCAGCAACGGCTTCGCCGACCAGCAGACCGGCGCGCACATCACCGGCACCTGGGCGCGCCCGTCCGACGCGTTGACCTCCTGCCAGGCCGGCTGCCCCCAGTTCGAGGCCACCCGGCCGAACTGGAACCAGATGCCCGCCGCCGTGCAGGTGTCGGCGGCCAACACCATCACCTTCAGCGACTCGCAGTTCGTCAACCTCGGGCAGACGGCCATCGGCATCGGTAACGACGCCAACGCCCACGCCAGCGGTGTCGGCCTGGGCGCCAGCAACATCACCGTCACCCGATCCGAGATCGCCCGGAACTCCGCCGGCGGCATCGTGGTCGGCGGTGTACGCGCCGACGCGCACCACCCCGGCGACCAGCGGATGGTCAACCGCAACATCACCGTGAGCAACAACCGGGTGCACGATCTCGGCCTGGAGTACCGGGGGGTCGTCTCGATCCTGACCACCTACGTGAACACGTCGCTGATCTCGCACAACGAGGTCTACAACATGCCGTACACCGGTCTGTCGGTCGGCTACGGCTGGGGCGCCAACGACGCCGGCGGTAGCCAGCACTACGCGAACCGGGGCCTGTACAACTACCAGCCGCGCTACACCACGGCGACCACCGCGGCCAACAACCAGGTCATCGGCAACTACGTCCACGACGTGATGCAGCAGATGACCGACGGCGGGTGCATCTACACCCTGTCGGCGAACCCGGGCGGCACCATCAACGAGAACTACTGCCTGCGGACCAACGGCTGGTTCGGGCTCTACTTCGACGAGGGTTCCCGCTACTACACCGCCCGCAACAACGTGTTCTCCTCCACCGGCACCTGGGCCACCGCCAACTACTGGTACGCGGAGAACATGGGCAACTTCACCGTCACCAACAACTGGTCGACGAACAGCTCCACGAACGTGACCAACGGCGATCGCGGCAACGTCGTCAACGGCAACATCACGGTCAGCAACGGCAGTTGGCCGTCGGGCGCGCAGACGGTGATCAACGCTGCTGGCGTGCAGAGCGGCGGCAGCACCAACCCGCAGAACGTGCAGATCGTGGGCGTCCAGTCGGGCCGGTGCGCCGAGATCGGCAACTCCAGCACGACCAACGGCACGCAAGCCCAGATCTGGGACTGCATCAGCTCCGCCACCAACCAGCGGTGGACCCACACCGCCAGTCGACAGCTCATGGTCTACGGCACCAAGTGCCTGGACGCCTCCGGCCAGGGGACCACCAACGGCACCACGGTGGTGATCTGGGACTGCAACGGCCAGGCCAACCAGCAGTGGAACGTCAACGCCAACGGCACGATCACCGGCGTGCAGTCGGGTCTGTGCCTCGACGCGAACGGCGCCGGAACGGCGAACGGTACGAAGTTGATCCTCTGGTCCTGCAACGGCGGCACCAACCAGCAGTGGCAGCTGCGCAGCTGA
- a CDS encoding substrate-binding domain-containing protein — translation MRRFMAALAAVTLLSVTACSTDEPAAGPSGSAPAAGSGTGDQSKFFVQADYDAELALLDAAATGPADKPWEQVLNPTMVDTAKFKKKGPHKICFSNAALNNPWRQVGFKTMQAEVDAQKSRIKEFVHVDAEGKDQKQIADINDLLGKDCDALIVSPNTTATLTPAVEAACQAGLPVIVFDRGVNTKCPVTFINPIGGYGFGHVGAEFVSQKMKPGGKVLALRILPGVDVLETRWSAAKVAFDKAKVDVVGVEFTDGDPAKTKKIVDDYIQRYGTIDGVWMDAGAVAVAAVEAFQDAGKPVPPMNGEDQLDFLKIWKDKQLTAIAPTYPTYQWRTPIIAALRILDGEQVSNPWKLPQPTVTQDNLDRYLDPSMPPLHYAMCGCTDLPGYPQRWK, via the coding sequence GTGCGACGTTTCATGGCGGCGCTGGCCGCTGTCACCCTGCTGTCCGTCACCGCCTGTTCCACCGACGAGCCGGCCGCCGGCCCCTCGGGCAGTGCCCCCGCCGCCGGTTCGGGCACCGGGGACCAGTCGAAGTTCTTCGTGCAGGCCGATTACGACGCGGAGCTCGCGCTGCTCGACGCCGCCGCCACGGGCCCGGCCGACAAGCCGTGGGAGCAGGTGCTCAACCCGACGATGGTGGACACCGCCAAGTTCAAGAAGAAGGGCCCGCACAAGATCTGCTTCTCCAACGCGGCCCTGAACAACCCGTGGCGTCAGGTCGGGTTCAAGACCATGCAGGCCGAGGTCGATGCACAGAAGAGCCGCATCAAGGAGTTCGTGCACGTCGACGCCGAAGGCAAGGACCAGAAGCAGATCGCGGACATCAACGACCTGCTCGGCAAGGACTGCGACGCGCTCATCGTCTCGCCCAACACCACCGCCACGCTCACCCCGGCCGTCGAGGCGGCCTGCCAGGCGGGGCTGCCGGTCATCGTCTTCGACCGTGGCGTCAACACGAAGTGCCCGGTGACCTTCATCAACCCCATCGGCGGTTACGGGTTCGGTCACGTCGGCGCCGAGTTCGTCAGTCAGAAGATGAAGCCCGGCGGCAAGGTCCTCGCCCTGCGGATCCTGCCTGGTGTCGACGTCCTGGAAACCCGGTGGTCGGCGGCGAAGGTGGCGTTCGACAAGGCGAAGGTCGACGTCGTGGGTGTCGAGTTCACCGACGGTGACCCGGCCAAGACCAAGAAGATCGTGGACGACTACATCCAGCGTTACGGGACGATCGACGGTGTCTGGATGGACGCCGGAGCGGTTGCCGTCGCGGCGGTCGAGGCGTTCCAGGACGCGGGCAAGCCCGTTCCGCCGATGAACGGTGAGGACCAGCTCGACTTCCTGAAGATCTGGAAGGACAAGCAGCTCACCGCCATCGCGCCGACCTACCCGACCTACCAGTGGCGTACGCCGATCATCGCCGCGCTGCGGATCCTCGACGGCGAGCAGGTCTCCAACCCGTGGAAGCTGCCGCAGCCGACCGTCACCCAGGACAACCTGGACCGGTACCTCGATCCGAGCATGCCGCCGCTGCACTACGCGATGTGCGGCTGCACCGACCTGCCCGGTTACCCGCAGCGCTGGAAGTAG
- a CDS encoding sugar ABC transporter ATP-binding protein — protein MSDSRPVPLLTLRGIGKSFLGVRVLGEVDLDVAPGEVHAVVGENGAGKSTLMKIVSGGYSPDEGTVEFAGEPRVFRGPRDAQRAGVGIIHQEFNLLPERTVAENVYLGHEPVRRGLVDRRAMLDRTTRLLASIGETTLPADARVGQLGVAQQQVVEIAKALALDARLLIMDEPTASLADHEVELLYGLVRRLQERGIGLLYVSHRLAEVFDLSSRITVLKDGRRVTTVDTADTTADQLVRHMVGRELSSYYPDRASPDDLGPVRVTVRDAGNRKLRGVNLELRAGEVLGVGGLQGSGRSALARALFGVSPFTTGEVTLDGRPVRLRSPRTAMRAGIAYVTEDRKGEGIVPRQSVLDNTLLASRAVFAIRSGHAARTVRARELLAAVEVRGAGDDQEIRFLSGGNQQKVVLARWLALNPRILLFDEPTRGIDVGAKSAIHDLVRRLARDGAAVLMISSDLPELLGMSDRIVVLRDGRIVGELPAGASEEDVVALAVGTAREAAA, from the coding sequence ATGTCAGACTCGCGGCCGGTGCCGCTGCTCACCCTTCGGGGTATCGGCAAGTCCTTCCTCGGAGTACGCGTTCTCGGCGAAGTCGACCTCGATGTGGCGCCAGGCGAGGTCCACGCCGTCGTCGGTGAGAACGGCGCAGGGAAGTCGACCCTCATGAAGATCGTCTCGGGCGGATACTCGCCGGACGAGGGCACTGTCGAGTTCGCCGGGGAACCCCGGGTGTTCCGTGGCCCGCGAGACGCGCAACGGGCCGGCGTCGGCATCATCCACCAGGAGTTCAACCTGCTCCCGGAGCGCACCGTCGCCGAGAACGTCTACCTCGGCCACGAGCCGGTCCGCCGCGGGTTGGTCGACCGCCGGGCGATGCTCGACCGCACCACGCGGCTGCTCGCCTCGATCGGGGAGACCACGTTGCCGGCGGACGCCCGGGTGGGGCAGCTCGGCGTCGCGCAGCAGCAGGTCGTCGAGATCGCCAAGGCACTCGCCTTGGACGCGCGGCTGCTCATCATGGACGAGCCGACCGCCTCGCTGGCGGACCACGAGGTCGAGCTGCTCTACGGGTTGGTACGCCGACTCCAGGAGAGGGGCATCGGCCTGCTGTACGTCTCGCACCGGCTCGCCGAGGTCTTCGACCTGTCCAGTCGGATCACCGTCCTGAAGGACGGCCGCCGGGTGACCACAGTGGACACGGCGGACACCACCGCCGACCAGTTGGTGCGGCACATGGTCGGCCGCGAGCTCTCCAGCTACTACCCCGACCGGGCCAGCCCCGACGACCTGGGCCCGGTGCGGGTCACCGTCCGCGATGCGGGAAACCGGAAGCTGCGCGGCGTCAACCTCGAGTTGCGTGCCGGCGAGGTGCTCGGCGTCGGCGGCCTGCAGGGCTCCGGGCGTTCGGCGCTCGCCCGCGCGCTCTTCGGGGTGTCGCCGTTCACGACCGGCGAGGTCACGCTCGACGGCAGGCCGGTGCGGCTGCGCTCGCCACGCACCGCGATGCGGGCCGGCATCGCCTACGTCACCGAGGACCGCAAGGGCGAGGGGATCGTCCCCCGACAGTCGGTCCTCGACAACACGCTGCTCGCCAGCCGGGCCGTGTTCGCGATCCGCTCCGGCCACGCCGCCCGCACCGTCCGCGCCCGCGAGCTGCTCGCCGCCGTGGAGGTTCGTGGCGCCGGCGACGACCAGGAGATCCGCTTTCTGTCCGGGGGCAACCAGCAGAAGGTCGTGCTGGCCCGATGGCTCGCGCTCAACCCGCGGATCCTGCTCTTCGACGAGCCGACCCGGGGCATCGACGTGGGCGCGAAGTCCGCCATCCACGATCTCGTCCGCCGTCTCGCCCGCGACGGCGCGGCCGTGCTGATGATTTCGTCCGACCTACCGGAGCTGCTGGGGATGAGTGACCGGATCGTCGTCCTGCGCGACGGCCGCATCGTGGGCGAGTTGCCCGCCGGCGCGTCCGAGGAGGACGTCGTCGCGTTGGCGGTCGGGACCGCGCGGGAGGCAGCTGCATGA
- a CDS encoding TetR/AcrR family transcriptional regulator: protein MTFQRARSEEQREIRRRAILETTSAMLDEMPVAEVTLNELSRRVGLAKTAVLRYFESREAVLLDLMDDRTTTWLAELDQELAHGVDLGRPALERAEQVADVLSRSLAAQTVLCDLYGAQGGVLEHNVSVEVVRRHKRASLGNLAVMADLVRRHLPEVGDRAELFCLNALLVGGALSAYTSPPPSLLAVYESEPALAVHQVDLRTALRVAIITSLVGMLPRS from the coding sequence ATGACGTTCCAGCGGGCGCGCAGCGAGGAGCAGCGTGAGATCCGGCGCCGAGCGATCCTGGAGACCACTTCGGCGATGCTCGACGAGATGCCGGTAGCCGAGGTGACCCTGAACGAGCTGAGCCGGCGGGTCGGCCTGGCCAAGACGGCGGTGCTGCGCTATTTCGAGTCCCGCGAGGCGGTGCTGCTCGACCTGATGGACGACCGGACGACGACCTGGCTGGCCGAGCTTGACCAGGAGCTGGCCCACGGCGTCGACCTGGGCCGGCCCGCGTTGGAACGGGCGGAGCAGGTGGCCGACGTGCTCAGTCGGTCGCTCGCCGCCCAGACCGTGCTCTGTGATCTCTATGGCGCGCAGGGTGGGGTGCTTGAGCACAACGTGTCGGTCGAGGTGGTCCGCCGACACAAGCGGGCCTCGCTGGGCAACCTCGCGGTGATGGCCGACCTGGTCCGGCGGCACCTGCCCGAGGTCGGCGACCGCGCCGAGCTGTTCTGCCTGAACGCCCTGCTCGTGGGTGGCGCACTGTCCGCCTACACCTCGCCACCGCCGAGCCTGCTCGCCGTCTACGAGTCCGAGCCGGCGCTCGCGGTCCACCAGGTCGACCTGCGGACAGCCCTGCGGGTCGCGATCATCACGTCGCTCGTGGGCATGCTGCCGCGCTCCTGA
- a CDS encoding ABC transporter permease has translation MSALSLLPARRPVPGVFVALTLTLAIGWLVVLVDGGQLFNQSTTVSLLHVAAGLGLVAVGQTLVILGGSLDLSVAYVISLSTLVAAETMNGSDGALVPAIGLALAVSAGVGLLNGLLVTKFRVNAFIATLGVGLLLKGYLDNGYDGPAGTTSPTLVQSLGYQRVGPVPLSFLLLIAVTAAAWFALSRTRFGHHLVAVGGDPEVARLSGVRNDRILVTAHVLCSMCAGLAGIYLASRLGSGAPRVGTEGLYDLESIAAVVIGGTALAGGRGGVIGTVGGVLLLASIDAIFNQLEVDAFFKQVIRGVIIIAAVAVYARRAMRKAA, from the coding sequence ATGAGCGCCCTGTCGCTCCTTCCGGCCCGCCGTCCCGTACCGGGCGTCTTCGTGGCCCTGACCCTCACCCTCGCGATCGGCTGGCTGGTCGTCCTCGTCGACGGCGGTCAGCTGTTCAACCAGTCCACGACGGTGAGTCTGCTGCACGTCGCCGCCGGCCTCGGGCTCGTCGCCGTCGGACAGACCCTGGTCATCCTGGGTGGCTCGCTCGACCTGTCGGTGGCGTACGTGATCAGCCTCAGCACCCTCGTCGCGGCCGAGACGATGAACGGCAGCGACGGCGCGTTGGTGCCGGCGATCGGCCTGGCGCTCGCCGTCAGCGCCGGTGTCGGGCTGCTCAACGGGCTCCTCGTCACCAAGTTCCGGGTCAACGCGTTCATCGCGACCCTCGGTGTCGGGCTGCTACTCAAGGGTTACCTCGACAACGGCTACGACGGCCCGGCCGGCACGACCTCGCCCACGCTCGTGCAGTCTCTCGGCTACCAGCGCGTCGGCCCGGTGCCACTGTCGTTCCTGTTGCTGATCGCCGTGACCGCAGCGGCCTGGTTCGCGCTCTCGCGGACCCGCTTCGGCCATCACCTGGTCGCCGTCGGCGGCGACCCGGAGGTGGCCCGGCTCTCGGGTGTCCGCAACGACCGGATCCTGGTCACCGCCCACGTGCTCTGCTCGATGTGTGCCGGGCTCGCCGGTATCTACCTGGCCAGTCGGCTCGGTTCGGGCGCTCCCCGGGTGGGCACCGAGGGTCTCTACGACCTGGAGTCGATCGCCGCCGTGGTGATCGGCGGGACCGCCCTCGCCGGCGGGCGCGGCGGTGTCATCGGCACCGTCGGTGGGGTGCTGCTGCTCGCCAGCATCGACGCCATCTTCAACCAGCTCGAGGTGGATGCCTTCTTCAAGCAGGTGATCCGGGGCGTCATCATCATCGCCGCGGTCGCCGTCTACGCCCGCAGGGCCATGCGAAAGGCGGCCTGA